The Paenibacillus sp. MBLB1832 genome has a window encoding:
- a CDS encoding ABC transporter ATP-binding protein, whose product MKRKKTRSISAGHYRELLGRYLLPQRGTLLTLTVLLLASIGLQLINPQIIRYFIDTAGQQGDMQPLFYASLFFIGFALVQQLVSVIATYFSENVGWKTTNQLRVDLAAHCLSLDMSFHKNHTSGSLIERVDGDVNALANFFSSMIIHLVGNVLLMAGIIVLLFRENWLIGVGMSMFIVFAIYMIQWIRKFAVPVWGKWRQANAEFYGFIGEHLEGTEDIRANGAVVFVMERFYSMLRKMLPLRVKAFLGFCAMWTTSIFVFALGNALAFAISAYLWHQGKISLGTVYLIFFYTELLAKPIEKIRTQMEDLQKADASISRIRELFAIQSNIRDGHGAPLSQGPLGVEFNDVLFSYDGDQPTLDRITFTLKPGEVLGLLGRTGSGKSTLARLLLRFYDPQEGTISLSGTNIRDCKLKDLRKHVALVTQNIEIMQGTIRDNLTFYDERISDEAIIAVLDDVGLSAWFEAMPYGLDTILASGGGSLSAGEAQLLAFARVFLTKPGLVIMDEASSRLDPYTEQRMEKAVSRLLTERSCIMIAHRLATVQRADHILILEQGRVIESGRREQLAADPNSRFAHLLTTGLEEVLA is encoded by the coding sequence ATGAAAAGAAAGAAGACCCGCTCTATATCCGCTGGTCATTATCGGGAGCTGTTAGGCCGCTATTTGCTTCCTCAGAGGGGGACGCTGCTCACGCTGACCGTTCTGTTATTGGCCTCGATTGGGCTCCAGCTCATCAATCCGCAAATTATCCGATATTTCATCGATACGGCTGGCCAGCAAGGCGACATGCAACCGCTGTTTTACGCATCCTTGTTCTTCATTGGCTTCGCGCTGGTGCAGCAGCTCGTTTCTGTAATTGCAACCTACTTCAGCGAGAATGTCGGCTGGAAAACGACGAATCAACTGCGTGTCGATCTGGCGGCGCATTGCCTGTCATTGGATATGTCCTTTCACAAAAATCATACATCCGGCTCCCTGATCGAGCGAGTGGATGGCGATGTGAATGCGCTGGCGAATTTTTTCTCCAGTATGATCATTCATCTGGTTGGAAATGTGCTGCTGATGGCAGGAATTATCGTGCTGCTGTTTCGCGAGAATTGGTTGATTGGCGTGGGGATGAGCATGTTTATCGTGTTCGCGATTTACATGATCCAGTGGATTCGTAAGTTCGCAGTACCTGTGTGGGGAAAATGGCGCCAAGCGAACGCGGAATTTTACGGCTTCATCGGCGAGCATCTGGAAGGAACGGAGGACATTCGTGCCAATGGTGCGGTGGTTTTCGTTATGGAGCGTTTCTATTCGATGCTGCGGAAAATGCTGCCGCTGCGCGTCAAAGCGTTTCTCGGCTTTTGCGCGATGTGGACCACGTCGATTTTCGTCTTCGCATTGGGGAATGCGTTGGCATTCGCAATCAGCGCGTATTTATGGCACCAAGGGAAAATAAGTCTGGGCACGGTGTATTTGATTTTCTTTTACACGGAATTGTTGGCAAAGCCGATTGAGAAAATCCGTACGCAAATGGAAGATTTGCAAAAGGCGGATGCCAGTATTTCGCGAATTCGCGAGCTGTTCGCGATTCAATCGAACATTCGAGATGGCCACGGCGCGCCGCTGTCGCAAGGACCGCTTGGCGTCGAGTTCAATGACGTGCTCTTCAGCTACGATGGCGATCAGCCGACGTTGGATCGCATCACTTTTACGTTGAAGCCAGGCGAAGTCCTCGGCTTGCTGGGCCGAACGGGCAGCGGTAAATCTACACTCGCACGGCTGTTGCTGCGTTTTTATGATCCGCAGGAAGGCACAATCTCCCTTTCGGGGACGAATATTCGCGATTGCAAACTGAAAGATCTGCGCAAGCATGTTGCCCTTGTTACTCAAAACATCGAAATCATGCAAGGCACGATTCGCGATAATTTGACGTTCTATGATGAGCGTATCTCCGATGAAGCGATCATCGCCGTTCTTGATGATGTTGGGTTGAGCGCTTGGTTTGAAGCGATGCCTTACGGTCTCGATACGATTCTTGCCTCTGGCGGAGGCAGTCTATCCGCTGGAGAGGCGCAGTTGCTTGCTTTTGCACGCGTATTCTTGACGAAACCAGGGCTTGTCATTATGGATGAAGCGTCATCACGCCTAGATCCCTACACGGAGCAGCGCATGGAGAAAGCCGTATCCCGCTTGCTGACCGAGCGATCCTGCATCATGATTGCCCACCGTCTAGCGACGGTTCAGCGCGCCGATCACATCTTAATCCTGGAGCAAGGACGTGTCATCGAATCGGGACGAAGAGAGCAGCTCGCTGCGGATCCGAACTCCCGCTTCGCGCACTTGCTGACAACAGGACTAGAGGAGGTGCTGGCATGA
- a CDS encoding ABC transporter ATP-binding protein: MTTFHYLWRLITYRPMRYILNAVMWTLIYLAPIVPGLVTKQFFDTLTGHAALGFTVWGLIALLMAAALGRIGLIVLGFITDVHFRFRMGMLLRRNLLEHVLKQPGAQAIPVAPGEAISHFRDDVDQSEEAASWSVDVFGMTCFALVSGYILIRIDAQMTLLVFMPIVLVITAAQLATVRLQKYRAASREATSKVTGEISEMFGNVQAIQVAGAEKRVISRFRDLGDERRKAMIKDRLMGELLDSVFTNSVNLGTGLLLLLAGAKMRAGTFTVGDLSLFVYYLTFVTQFISNVGKFITYFKQMSVSLERLTFLLQGASAKVLTMVRSLHLHKDEAQEETDADPGVKATPLQELEVNGLSYAYPDTGRGIRDIHLRLTRGSFTVVTGTIGSGKTTLIRSLLGLLPKGEGSITWNGVPVEDPGTFFAPPQSAYTAQVPRLYSDTLRNNILLGQAEQSGALSQALHAAVMEQDVAQLPLGLDTVVGPRGVKLSGGQAQRTAAARMLVRDAELYVFDDLSSALDVETEQKLWARLFERREDATCLVVSHRKTALTRADHIIVMKDGVIEAEGTSAELLKRSQTFRELWYGDKRKG, encoded by the coding sequence ATGACGACTTTTCATTACTTATGGCGGCTCATTACATATAGGCCAATGCGTTACATTTTGAACGCGGTTATGTGGACGCTTATTTATTTGGCTCCGATTGTACCTGGTTTGGTGACGAAGCAGTTTTTCGACACACTAACAGGGCATGCCGCTCTGGGCTTCACCGTATGGGGGCTGATTGCGTTACTGATGGCGGCCGCGCTTGGCCGAATTGGGCTCATTGTTCTTGGGTTTATCACGGATGTGCATTTCCGCTTTCGCATGGGGATGCTGCTGCGCCGCAACTTACTAGAACATGTACTGAAACAGCCTGGCGCGCAAGCTATTCCTGTTGCACCTGGTGAAGCGATCAGCCATTTCCGCGATGATGTTGATCAATCCGAGGAAGCGGCAAGCTGGTCGGTCGACGTGTTCGGCATGACCTGCTTCGCGCTTGTATCGGGCTATATTTTGATTCGCATCGATGCCCAAATGACACTGCTTGTCTTTATGCCGATTGTGCTTGTTATTACAGCGGCTCAGCTCGCTACAGTTCGCTTGCAGAAGTATCGCGCTGCTAGTCGTGAAGCCACCTCCAAGGTGACGGGCGAGATCAGCGAAATGTTCGGCAACGTACAAGCGATTCAAGTTGCAGGCGCGGAAAAGCGCGTGATCAGCCGATTCCGCGATTTAGGCGACGAACGCCGCAAAGCGATGATCAAGGACCGCCTGATGGGGGAGCTGCTCGATTCGGTGTTCACGAATTCTGTAAACCTGGGTACAGGACTGTTATTGCTGCTAGCGGGTGCCAAAATGAGAGCAGGCACGTTCACGGTCGGCGATTTATCGCTGTTCGTGTATTATCTGACCTTCGTGACACAGTTTATTTCGAATGTAGGGAAGTTCATAACCTACTTCAAGCAAATGAGCGTCTCGCTGGAACGGTTGACCTTCCTGCTGCAGGGAGCGTCAGCGAAGGTGCTGACGATGGTGCGCTCGCTTCATCTGCACAAGGATGAAGCCCAAGAGGAGACGGACGCTGATCCTGGGGTCAAAGCGACTCCGCTGCAAGAGCTTGAGGTGAATGGTCTTAGCTACGCCTACCCCGATACAGGGAGGGGTATCCGCGACATTCACCTGCGTTTGACCCGTGGATCGTTCACCGTTGTGACGGGAACGATCGGGTCTGGCAAAACCACGTTGATTCGCTCCCTCCTTGGGCTGTTGCCCAAAGGAGAGGGATCGATCACGTGGAACGGGGTGCCCGTTGAGGATCCGGGCACATTTTTTGCGCCGCCGCAGAGTGCATACACGGCGCAGGTGCCGCGGCTGTACAGCGACACGCTGCGGAACAATATTTTGCTCGGGCAGGCTGAGCAAAGCGGGGCGCTGTCCCAGGCGCTGCATGCCGCGGTCATGGAGCAGGACGTGGCGCAGCTGCCCCTCGGGCTAGACACTGTCGTCGGCCCGCGCGGGGTGAAACTTTCCGGCGGCCAAGCGCAGCGGACGGCGGCTGCCCGTATGCTCGTGCGCGACGCCGAGCTGTACGTCTTCGACGATTTGTCGAGCGCGCTCGACGTCGAAACGGAGCAGAAGCTCTGGGCGCGCCTGTTCGAGCGGCGCGAAGATGCGACATGCCTCGTCGTGTCGCATCGCAAAACGGCGCTGACCCGCGCCGATCACATCATCGTAATGAAGGATGGTGTGATCGAGGCGGAAGGGACGTCAGCGGAGCTTCTGAAGCGAAGCCAGACGTTCCGCGAGCTTTGGTATGGCGATAAACGGAAGGGATGA
- a CDS encoding lipid II flippase Amj family protein, translated as MLNTLLLVFFLTMIIHTAETLSYSIRYAGVRVNKLAVALSLVGIVVLVSRTANLIQAPMTAHFVDFAKTDGSFDLLRFLRISLFASSIGTIVGIALFPSCIRLSARVITRLEVAGSIPKLISGVTVQQLKNTTKYIKKPTFKLSQFRYLGVSKRFLAMNIVVTAFYSVGVLSSLYAAHLYPTYATTASQASGLINGIATILLTIFIDPQLGLITDKALHDEAQRKQLGKIYALLMTTRFLGTLLAQFFLVPSAYFIGWIVKLLF; from the coding sequence ATGCTAAACACGCTGCTTTTGGTATTCTTTTTAACCATGATCATTCATACGGCTGAGACGCTTTCATACTCAATTCGCTATGCAGGCGTTCGGGTGAATAAGCTGGCTGTTGCCCTATCGCTTGTCGGTATCGTTGTACTGGTGTCTCGGACCGCAAATCTGATTCAAGCGCCGATGACGGCTCATTTTGTGGATTTTGCTAAGACGGATGGGAGCTTCGATCTGCTGCGCTTTCTTCGCATCTCATTGTTCGCCTCGTCCATCGGGACGATCGTCGGCATCGCATTATTCCCATCCTGCATACGATTGAGCGCACGTGTCATTACCCGATTGGAGGTTGCAGGCTCCATCCCGAAACTAATCTCCGGAGTCACGGTCCAGCAGCTCAAGAACACGACGAAATACATCAAAAAACCGACATTCAAGCTCAGCCAATTCCGCTATTTGGGCGTATCGAAGCGATTTCTAGCGATGAATATTGTTGTAACTGCATTTTATTCAGTTGGCGTCCTGTCATCCTTGTATGCCGCACATCTCTATCCAACGTATGCAACAACGGCGTCCCAAGCTTCTGGTTTGATCAACGGGATCGCGACGATCCTGCTGACGATTTTCATCGATCCGCAGCTCGGACTCATTACGGATAAAGCGCTGCATGATGAAGCCCAGCGAAAACAGCTCGGCAAAATTTACGCGCTGCTAATGACGACCCGCTTCCTTGGCACGCTTTTAGCGCAGTTTTTCTTGGTGCCATCGGCTTATTTCATCGGTTGGATCGTGAAGCTGCTTTTCTAA
- a CDS encoding radical SAM/SPASM domain-containing protein: MKKFKKFYIEITSVCNLACTFCPQTKRQANFIKLDTFSNILDGIKPHTNHIYLHVKGEPLLHPKIDELLDLSHEKGFKVNITTNGTLINKNRHKLLGKPALRQMNFSLHSFDGHEGSEDKEGYVMSILNFAKEIVANSNVIISFRLWNLTQDNQTNQERKRNREVLDMLERTFELDYQIDEKFVRGTGLKLADRVYLNQDHEFQWPDLKAEEIEGPGFCHALRNQAGILVDGTVIPCCLDGEGVINLGNINQTPFSDIIEGERANRLFEGFSRREVVEELCKKCGYRERFSLV; this comes from the coding sequence ATGAAGAAGTTCAAAAAGTTTTATATCGAAATTACGAGCGTCTGCAACTTGGCTTGCACCTTCTGTCCGCAGACGAAGCGCCAGGCGAATTTTATCAAGCTCGATACGTTTTCCAATATTTTAGATGGAATTAAGCCGCATACGAATCATATTTATTTGCATGTGAAGGGGGAGCCGCTGCTCCATCCCAAAATCGATGAACTGCTCGATCTCAGCCATGAGAAGGGCTTTAAAGTGAATATTACGACGAACGGCACGCTAATTAACAAAAATCGGCACAAGCTGCTCGGCAAACCGGCGCTGCGCCAAATGAATTTCTCCCTGCACAGCTTTGACGGCCATGAAGGATCCGAGGACAAAGAAGGCTATGTGATGAGCATTCTGAACTTTGCCAAGGAAATCGTGGCGAACTCGAATGTCATCATTTCGTTCCGTTTGTGGAATCTAACGCAAGACAATCAGACGAATCAGGAGCGCAAGCGCAACCGTGAAGTGCTGGACATGTTAGAGCGAACTTTCGAGCTTGATTACCAAATCGATGAGAAATTCGTTCGCGGCACGGGGTTGAAGCTGGCAGATCGTGTGTACTTGAACCAGGACCATGAGTTCCAATGGCCGGATCTGAAGGCGGAAGAGATTGAGGGGCCAGGCTTCTGCCATGCACTTCGTAATCAAGCGGGTATTCTCGTAGACGGCACCGTCATTCCATGCTGCTTGGATGGGGAAGGGGTTATTAACCTCGGGAATATTAATCAGACGCCATTCTCGGATATTATCGAAGGTGAGCGAGCTAATCGATTGTTCGAAGGCTTTTCTAGACGTGAAGTGGTCGAGGAACTTTGCAAAAAATGCGGGTATCGGGAACGGTTTAGTTTAGTATAA
- a CDS encoding ATP-dependent DNA helicase, which translates to MGRYPFAYDRGQPYMKQVSDWIADIFYDILPEAGFEIRDEQIYMAFQLERAYADKMTIFAEAGVGTGKTLVYLLYAICYARYRNKPAIIACADESLIEQLVKPGGDIDKIARHLNMEIDARLAKSPDQYACLMKLDEARFGHDDMELYRDIYAELPDFVHSREALQTFYAYGDRKNYPHLNDEQWQRMNWDAYQDCFVCDKRHRCGQTLSREAYRRSADLIICSHDFYMEHVWTYDSRKREGQLPLLPEHCTVVFDEGHLMESAAQKALTYKLKHIVFEELIVRLLKGEVRETLAVCIDRAIDQSERMFAVLEGCCQPIPGSERKQIVMNDALLQEIHLLCDILSEIEEELVFEGEMFTLNDYQLKIVEEHLEMMQKALALFRNKHSFICWATESITGLSLVIMPRTVKEVLKEHVFSAKMPIVFSSATLSVEGSFDYVANSLGLEEYLSFSVESPYDYAERMEVIVPAWEQGGSFQEKMNAAVQLLQKTEGRALILFPTHQELHAFKGQISNEAACANLRFIYEGDQEITHAIAAFQEDEHSVLAAVSLWEGLDIPGPSLSNVIVWSLPFPPHDPVFNAKREASNAPYEEVDIPYMLLRLRQGMGRLIRTREDSGIIAIFAGEIHANAELRGHIERILPSGVEMKSEARVDS; encoded by the coding sequence GTGGGACGTTATCCTTTTGCATATGATCGTGGTCAGCCTTATATGAAGCAAGTATCCGATTGGATTGCGGATATTTTTTATGACATTCTGCCTGAGGCAGGATTTGAAATCCGAGATGAACAGATCTACATGGCGTTCCAGCTTGAGCGGGCGTATGCGGATAAAATGACGATTTTTGCAGAAGCTGGCGTTGGTACGGGCAAAACACTCGTGTACTTGCTCTACGCCATTTGCTATGCACGTTATCGGAATAAACCAGCCATAATTGCCTGTGCGGACGAATCGCTGATTGAGCAATTGGTGAAGCCTGGCGGAGATATTGATAAAATTGCACGTCATCTGAATATGGAGATCGATGCGAGACTCGCGAAGTCGCCAGATCAGTACGCTTGTCTGATGAAGCTGGATGAAGCGAGATTCGGACACGACGATATGGAGCTTTATCGGGATATTTATGCAGAATTGCCTGATTTCGTGCATTCGCGCGAGGCGCTGCAAACGTTCTATGCCTATGGGGATCGCAAAAATTATCCGCACTTGAACGATGAGCAATGGCAGCGCATGAACTGGGATGCTTACCAGGATTGCTTCGTCTGTGATAAGCGGCATCGCTGCGGTCAAACGTTATCACGTGAAGCATATCGGCGCTCGGCGGATCTGATCATTTGTTCGCATGATTTCTATATGGAGCATGTATGGACTTATGATAGCCGGAAGCGAGAAGGGCAGCTGCCCTTGCTCCCAGAACATTGTACGGTTGTCTTTGATGAAGGCCATCTGATGGAGTCCGCCGCGCAGAAAGCGCTAACGTACAAGCTCAAACATATCGTTTTTGAAGAATTGATTGTTCGGCTATTAAAAGGCGAAGTGCGCGAGACGTTAGCTGTCTGCATTGACCGTGCCATTGATCAGAGTGAGCGGATGTTCGCGGTGCTGGAAGGCTGTTGTCAGCCGATTCCTGGCTCGGAGCGTAAGCAAATCGTGATGAATGACGCGCTTCTGCAGGAGATTCATTTGCTGTGTGATATTTTATCGGAGATTGAGGAGGAACTCGTCTTCGAGGGGGAAATGTTCACACTCAATGATTATCAGCTCAAAATCGTGGAAGAGCATCTGGAAATGATGCAGAAGGCGCTGGCGCTTTTCCGAAACAAGCATTCATTCATCTGCTGGGCGACGGAAAGTATCACAGGATTGTCGTTAGTCATTATGCCTCGAACGGTGAAAGAAGTGTTGAAAGAGCATGTTTTTTCGGCTAAAATGCCAATCGTATTCTCCTCCGCAACGCTCTCAGTTGAGGGCAGCTTCGACTATGTCGCGAATAGCTTAGGGTTGGAAGAGTACTTATCCTTCTCTGTCGAATCGCCGTATGATTATGCGGAACGGATGGAAGTGATCGTGCCTGCTTGGGAACAAGGCGGAAGCTTCCAAGAGAAGATGAACGCAGCGGTCCAACTGTTGCAGAAGACCGAAGGCAGAGCGTTAATTTTGTTTCCGACGCACCAGGAATTGCATGCGTTCAAGGGACAGATTTCGAACGAAGCGGCTTGTGCCAATCTACGTTTCATCTATGAAGGCGATCAAGAAATTACGCATGCGATTGCAGCTTTCCAAGAGGATGAGCACAGCGTACTGGCAGCTGTTTCCTTATGGGAAGGACTCGATATTCCAGGACCTTCGTTGTCGAACGTTATCGTGTGGTCCTTGCCGTTTCCTCCGCACGACCCTGTGTTCAACGCGAAGCGTGAAGCATCGAACGCGCCATACGAAGAGGTCGACATTCCGTACATGCTGCTGCGCTTACGGCAGGGGATGGGGCGCTTGATCCGAACGCGCGAGGATAGCGGCATCATTGCCATTTTCGCGGGTGAGATACATGCGAATGCGGAGCTGCGCGGACATATTGAGCGTATCCTGCCAAGCGGTGTGGAGATGAAGTCGGAAGCACGCGTAGATTCCTAA